Proteins encoded by one window of Ignavibacteriota bacterium:
- a CDS encoding mechanosensitive ion channel family protein: protein MITQVNNVESILESWQKEAVSFIPEIILAIIVFILFYLLAKLIVKLSKKFFSRVLKRNFEITKIISSIIYFLFLFSGTLFALQILGLEKVVTKILSGAGIIGIVAGFAFKDIASNVFAGFLLSIQSPFKKGDWVLIDGAYGTVNEIGWLTTTINTVPGQEVFVPNQIIYSNTFTNFSTFQKRRIVLETGVSYGDDLNHVKDVALDEMKKIPELLTGETIDFYYTNIGSSSYNFQLRFWIKFKNNDDYQKAVSDAIISIKNRFAKEKISIAYNVTTLDFGVKGGVNLFDNEIKILK from the coding sequence ATGATAACTCAAGTAAACAATGTAGAATCAATTTTAGAGAGCTGGCAAAAAGAAGCTGTTAGCTTTATTCCGGAGATAATTCTGGCAATTATAGTTTTTATCTTGTTTTATTTGCTCGCAAAGCTAATTGTTAAATTAAGTAAAAAATTTTTTTCTAGAGTGTTAAAAAGAAATTTCGAGATTACCAAAATTATTTCATCTATAATTTATTTTTTGTTTTTATTTTCAGGGACATTATTTGCTTTGCAAATATTAGGCTTAGAAAAAGTTGTAACTAAAATTTTATCAGGTGCGGGAATTATTGGAATTGTCGCTGGTTTCGCATTTAAGGATATTGCATCAAATGTTTTTGCCGGATTTTTATTAAGCATTCAGAGTCCCTTTAAAAAGGGTGATTGGGTATTAATTGACGGCGCTTATGGAACAGTAAATGAAATAGGATGGCTGACAACTACAATAAATACGGTTCCGGGTCAAGAAGTTTTTGTTCCTAACCAAATTATTTACAGCAACACTTTTACAAATTTTTCAACATTTCAGAAACGAAGAATTGTACTTGAAACAGGCGTTTCATACGGCGATGATTTAAATCATGTTAAAGATGTAGCGCTTGACGAGATGAAAAAAATACCTGAATTATTAACAGGTGAAACTATAGATTTTTACTATACTAACATTGGAAGTTCTTCATACAATTTTCAATTAAGGTTTTGGATTAAATTTAAGAATAATGACGATTATCAGAAAGCAGTAAGTGACGCAATTATATCTATTAAAAATCGATTTGCAAAAGAAAAAATTTCTATTGCATATAATGTTACAACCCTTGATTTTGGCGTTAAAGGCGGAGTTAATTTATTTGATAATGAAATTAAAATTTTAAAATAA
- a CDS encoding pirin family protein: MKTRTVELVSKPPQPHWVGDGFRVHNFIPGSYHLEMERMNPFILLDYNSKYTFPASETPKGVGVHPHRGFETVTIAYKGKVEHHDSSGGGGVIGEGDVQWMTAAGGVLHKEYHETEWSKTGGLFQMVQLWVNLPSKVKMSDPKYQAIKNEDISRHKLDENGSEIEVIAGNYKGINGSASTFTPIHMYNAKLKEGAEFDIELPSNFNTIVLVIEGNVLINDSENVPVDNLALMANDGENFKIKALSDSVVLVLSGEPIDEPIAAHGPFVMNTKKEIFQAYSDFNNGKFGYLED; encoded by the coding sequence ATGAAAACAAGAACAGTTGAATTAGTTTCAAAACCACCTCAACCCCACTGGGTTGGAGACGGATTTAGAGTTCACAATTTTATTCCCGGCAGTTATCATTTGGAAATGGAAAGAATGAATCCATTTATATTACTTGATTATAACTCCAAATATACTTTTCCTGCTTCAGAAACTCCGAAAGGTGTAGGTGTTCATCCGCATAGAGGATTTGAAACCGTAACAATCGCATATAAAGGAAAAGTTGAGCATCACGACAGCAGTGGCGGCGGCGGTGTAATCGGCGAAGGTGATGTTCAATGGATGACGGCAGCAGGCGGTGTCCTCCATAAAGAATATCATGAAACAGAATGGAGTAAAACAGGCGGACTATTTCAAATGGTACAATTATGGGTTAATCTTCCCTCTAAAGTCAAAATGAGTGATCCGAAATATCAAGCTATAAAAAATGAAGATATCAGTCGCCATAAACTTGATGAGAATGGAAGCGAAATTGAAGTTATTGCGGGTAATTACAAAGGTATCAACGGCAGTGCTTCTACTTTTACTCCAATACATATGTACAACGCGAAACTGAAAGAAGGAGCGGAATTTGATATTGAACTTCCTTCAAATTTTAACACAATTGTTTTAGTAATTGAAGGAAATGTTTTAATTAATGATTCCGAAAATGTACCGGTTGATAATTTAGCGCTTATGGCAAATGATGGCGAAAATTTCAAAATAAAAGCATTGAGTGATTCTGTAGTTTTAGTGTTGAGCGGTGAACCGATAGATGAACCGATAGCAGCTCATGGACCTTTTGTTATGAATACAAAAAAAGAAATTTTCCAGGCATACAGTGATTTTAATAACGGTAAATTCGGTTATTTGGAAGATTAA
- the allB gene encoding allantoinase AllB, which produces MNEMKILTNIFINTIDNNFIPVNIYFTEAIQKIEKIFDKEFTWQELKGKENKEEILKQIPQQNLTANAKIIDGNFNIVIPGTIDPHVHFDTPGFEFREDFEHASTAAAYGGVTTIIDMPCTSLPPVTSADNFQAKLEAVKNRSLIDFAFWGGICGNDFENGKDVQKQIYELNELGVAGFKTYLISGMESFKDLNLDQMKYAAKYLKLINKPQAVHAEDKFMIESKRQRFKAASQNSWEYYCLARNSDAEEKAIRDMISLSKEFGQKVHIVHLSSEAGLNAIRKAQNEGVKITTETCPHYLQFTQDSFLNDKIRNFLKTAPPVKLNNDLNALWNGLKDGSLSFVTTDHAGCDPLEEKVDENFWNVYGGIPGVEHRVPFLFSEGFMRNRLTFEQTVNLLSTNAAEYFNLAKKGKIEEGFDADFALINLWDSEIVKSVNMKSKGKYTPFEGLSFNATVEKTILRGNVIMDGENEIEQKIGYGKFIEVKS; this is translated from the coding sequence ATTAATGAAATGAAAATATTAACCAACATTTTTATAAACACAATTGACAACAATTTCATTCCGGTAAATATTTACTTTACCGAGGCAATTCAAAAAATTGAAAAAATTTTTGATAAAGAATTTACATGGCAAGAATTAAAGGGTAAAGAAAATAAAGAAGAAATATTAAAACAAATTCCTCAACAAAATTTAACTGCCAACGCAAAAATTATTGATGGAAATTTTAATATTGTTATTCCCGGAACAATTGATCCGCACGTTCATTTTGATACTCCCGGATTTGAATTTAGGGAAGATTTTGAACATGCTTCAACCGCTGCTGCTTACGGAGGAGTAACAACTATAATTGATATGCCGTGTACATCGCTTCCGCCTGTTACTTCAGCGGATAATTTTCAAGCAAAATTAGAAGCCGTAAAAAATAGAAGTCTGATTGATTTTGCTTTTTGGGGCGGTATTTGCGGAAATGATTTTGAAAATGGAAAAGATGTTCAGAAACAAATTTATGAATTAAATGAACTTGGAGTTGCCGGTTTTAAAACTTATCTAATTTCCGGAATGGAATCTTTTAAAGACCTTAATCTTGATCAAATGAAGTATGCGGCTAAATATTTAAAACTGATAAATAAACCTCAAGCTGTTCATGCCGAAGACAAATTTATGATTGAATCAAAAAGGCAAAGGTTTAAAGCGGCAAGCCAAAATTCATGGGAATATTATTGTTTAGCCAGAAATTCAGATGCTGAAGAAAAAGCAATTCGCGATATGATTTCTTTATCAAAAGAATTTGGTCAAAAAGTTCATATTGTTCATTTGAGTTCTGAAGCAGGATTGAATGCTATTCGTAAAGCGCAAAATGAAGGAGTTAAAATTACCACAGAAACTTGTCCCCATTATTTACAATTTACTCAAGATAGTTTTTTGAATGACAAAATTAGAAATTTCCTAAAAACCGCTCCTCCTGTAAAATTGAATAATGATCTAAATGCATTGTGGAATGGATTGAAAGATGGATCACTTTCATTTGTTACTACAGATCACGCAGGCTGCGATCCTTTAGAAGAAAAAGTTGATGAAAACTTTTGGAATGTTTATGGAGGAATTCCGGGAGTTGAACATCGAGTGCCATTTTTGTTCAGTGAAGGATTTATGAGAAACAGATTAACATTTGAGCAAACAGTTAATTTACTTTCAACAAATGCTGCGGAATATTTTAATTTAGCAAAAAAGGGGAAAATAGAAGAAGGATTTGATGCTGATTTTGCATTAATAAATTTATGGGATTCTGAAATTGTTAAATCAGTAAATATGAAAAGCAAAGGGAAATACACTCCATTTGAAGGACTGTCCTTTAACGCAACTGTAGAAAAAACAATTCTTCGCGGAAATGTAATAATGGATGGCGAAAATGAGATTGAACAAAAAATTGGTTATGGTAAATTTATTGAGGTAAAATCTTGA
- a CDS encoding ornithine carbamoyltransferase, whose product MENKLKGKHFLTCEDWTKEELDIVFNKAFKLKDEFYKEIPHLELPHKTLFMMFFEQSTRTRNSMEAGMTQLGGHAHDLTPDKMQITHGEVAKDTAIILSRMGHGIACRNCFYGVGKKYLDELAAYSRKPVMSLQDDVYHPFQGLADLMTIFEHFDKNPKGLKVTIAWAYADTHSKPLSVPQTQALLFPRYGIDVTIANPKEFPLSQNILDKAHKNAEAGGGSIKLTNDMDEAFEGAHVVIPKNWGGFGKYSVSDYLTNEASCKREMAENLAKYKSWICDERRIKLADKNVKLMHALPADRNNEVTDEILDNPNISIVFDEAENRLHTAKSIMSLTM is encoded by the coding sequence ATGGAAAACAAATTAAAGGGAAAACATTTCCTAACATGTGAAGATTGGACTAAAGAAGAATTAGATATTGTATTTAATAAAGCTTTTAAACTTAAAGATGAATTTTATAAAGAAATTCCTCATTTGGAATTGCCTCACAAAACATTATTTATGATGTTTTTTGAGCAATCAACAAGAACAAGAAATTCTATGGAAGCCGGAATGACACAGCTTGGCGGTCACGCGCACGATTTAACTCCGGACAAAATGCAAATAACCCATGGTGAAGTAGCAAAGGATACGGCTATAATTTTATCAAGAATGGGACACGGAATTGCGTGCAGAAATTGTTTTTACGGTGTTGGTAAAAAATATTTAGATGAATTAGCCGCGTATTCAAGAAAACCGGTTATGTCTCTTCAGGATGATGTTTATCATCCATTTCAGGGTTTGGCTGACTTGATGACTATTTTCGAACATTTTGATAAAAATCCAAAAGGTTTGAAAGTAACAATTGCATGGGCTTATGCTGATACCCATTCAAAGCCGCTTTCCGTACCGCAAACTCAAGCATTGCTTTTTCCTCGTTATGGCATTGATGTTACTATTGCCAATCCAAAAGAATTCCCATTAAGTCAGAATATTTTGGATAAAGCGCATAAAAATGCTGAAGCTGGAGGAGGAAGTATAAAATTGACAAATGATATGGACGAAGCGTTTGAAGGTGCGCATGTTGTAATTCCAAAAAACTGGGGCGGATTTGGAAAATATTCTGTTAGTGATTACCTTACAAATGAAGCTTCATGTAAAAGAGAAATGGCTGAAAATTTAGCGAAGTATAAAAGTTGGATCTGCGATGAACGAAGAATTAAATTAGCTGATAAAAACGTAAAACTTATGCATGCGCTGCCGGCAGATAGAAATAATGAAGTAACGGATGAAATTTTGGATAACCCGAATATTTCAATTGTATTTGATGAAGCAGAAAATAGACTGCATACGGCAAAATCGATTATGTCTTTAACAATGTAG
- a CDS encoding YgeY family selenium metabolism-linked hydrolase, with the protein MMNITDEILKKSEEYKDYTAKNLSEMIKVKSLSLQEKEVCEKIKAMMEEAGFDEVRIDGLGNVIGRIGNGPRVIAFDGHIDTVDLGNLENWDFDPLGGEIKDGFVHGRGSVDQEGGPAAFITAGKIIKELGLEKDLTIYFTATVIEEDCDGLCWKYIVEEEKIKPECVVITEPTNLNIYRGHRGRMEIAVSFYGISSHGSAPERGKNAIYMASRAALEIEKLNERLANDDFLGKGTITISEFKSKSPSLCAVSDFARLHLDRRLTWGEDKDLALNQVKEIVKDMNAKVELLDYEEIAYTGLKYGMQKYYPTWKLEEDHPLVLKGVDAYKDLFKSNPKVDKWTFSTNGVTIRGYYGIPVIGFGPGNEVLAHAPNEKVPTDHLVKATAFYANFVSRY; encoded by the coding sequence ATAATGAACATTACTGATGAAATTCTGAAAAAATCGGAAGAATATAAAGACTACACTGCCAAGAATTTATCCGAAATGATAAAAGTTAAATCGCTTAGTTTACAAGAAAAAGAAGTCTGCGAAAAAATAAAAGCTATGATGGAAGAAGCAGGATTTGATGAGGTAAGAATTGACGGACTAGGAAATGTAATCGGCAGAATTGGAAACGGACCAAGAGTTATTGCTTTCGATGGACACATAGATACAGTCGATTTGGGCAATTTAGAAAATTGGGATTTCGATCCCCTTGGCGGCGAAATAAAAGACGGGTTTGTTCACGGTCGCGGAAGTGTTGATCAAGAAGGAGGTCCGGCAGCTTTTATTACAGCTGGAAAAATAATTAAAGAATTAGGACTCGAAAAAGATTTAACAATTTATTTTACAGCAACTGTAATTGAAGAAGACTGCGACGGGCTTTGCTGGAAGTATATTGTGGAAGAAGAAAAAATAAAACCGGAATGTGTAGTGATTACTGAGCCGACAAACCTCAATATTTATAGAGGTCATAGAGGACGAATGGAAATAGCGGTTTCGTTTTATGGAATATCATCACATGGATCAGCGCCGGAAAGAGGAAAGAATGCAATTTACATGGCATCAAGAGCAGCATTGGAAATTGAAAAATTAAATGAAAGATTAGCGAATGATGATTTCCTTGGAAAAGGTACAATTACAATTTCAGAATTTAAATCTAAAAGTCCTTCACTTTGTGCGGTATCCGATTTCGCAAGACTTCATTTGGATAGAAGATTAACTTGGGGAGAAGATAAAGATTTAGCTTTAAATCAAGTGAAAGAAATTGTGAAAGATATGAATGCAAAAGTAGAGCTGTTGGACTATGAAGAGATTGCTTATACCGGATTAAAGTACGGCATGCAGAAATATTATCCTACATGGAAATTAGAAGAAGATCATCCTTTAGTTTTAAAAGGAGTAGATGCTTATAAAGATTTATTTAAGTCAAATCCTAAAGTTGATAAATGGACTTTTTCAACAAACGGGGTTACAATTCGTGGTTATTATGGTATTCCTGTAATTGGTTTTGGTCCTGGCAATGAAGTTTTAGCGCATGCACCGAATGAAAAAGTTCCGACTGATCATCTGGTTAAAGCGACCGCTTTTTACGCAAACTTTGTATCAAGGTATTAA
- a CDS encoding amidohydrolase family protein — translation MKVINAWICKIKDNSVIPIFGDLEIEEGKIVKIEIRQFDLLNLRTSENSETIDAKGRVLTIPNVNFHDHIYSRLAKGLDIKGDMSNFPNILKNLWWKLDSLLDLEMIEASAKIAALESIQNGVTYIVDHHSSPNFAKDSLRTISKTLEDFNLRNVLCFETTDRNGKELSENGFNENINFLKNYTTVNSKSLLGLHASFTLDNDSLKNASKLIIENNWGIHVHICEDKSDVHLSQEKYSAKPMLRFEKYNLLNDKSILAHGIHLDEEDFELIKNSKASLVFNLDSNMNNSVGLQKFKMIPKEIPILIGTDGMHADVARSFKELFLQLRNAGLSFDDSFSFMIKTYFDQNNFIKKFFPDFTNLQLFERADFIIWDYVPPTPLNQNNFWSHYIYGIIERPIKTVMQNGEILLDEFKFKNVNESKILNGIYSQGERLFKKFNEEK, via the coding sequence TTGAAAGTTATCAATGCTTGGATTTGCAAAATTAAAGATAATTCAGTTATTCCAATCTTTGGTGATTTAGAAATAGAAGAAGGAAAAATTGTAAAAATTGAAATTCGACAATTTGATTTATTAAATTTACGTACTTCAGAAAACTCTGAAACAATCGATGCTAAAGGTAGAGTCCTTACAATCCCAAATGTAAATTTTCATGATCACATTTATTCAAGATTAGCTAAGGGTTTGGACATCAAAGGAGACATGTCAAACTTTCCTAATATTCTAAAAAACCTTTGGTGGAAGTTGGATTCACTTTTAGATTTGGAAATGATTGAAGCTTCTGCAAAAATTGCCGCGCTTGAATCAATTCAAAATGGCGTTACTTATATTGTTGATCATCATTCATCTCCTAATTTTGCCAAAGATAGTTTAAGAACAATTTCAAAAACGCTGGAAGATTTTAATTTAAGAAATGTACTTTGTTTTGAAACTACCGATCGTAATGGAAAGGAATTAAGTGAAAATGGATTTAATGAAAATATAAATTTCCTCAAAAATTATACTACTGTAAATTCAAAATCACTTTTGGGTTTGCATGCTTCCTTCACATTGGATAATGATAGTTTAAAAAATGCTTCAAAATTAATTATTGAAAATAATTGGGGAATTCATGTTCATATTTGTGAAGATAAATCAGATGTTCATTTAAGTCAGGAAAAATATTCGGCAAAACCGATGCTGAGATTTGAAAAGTATAATTTGTTAAATGATAAAAGTATTTTAGCCCATGGTATTCATTTGGATGAAGAAGATTTTGAGTTAATTAAAAACTCTAAAGCTTCACTTGTTTTTAATTTAGATTCCAATATGAACAATTCAGTTGGTTTGCAGAAGTTTAAAATGATTCCAAAAGAAATTCCAATTTTAATAGGCACAGATGGAATGCATGCTGATGTTGCAAGATCATTTAAGGAACTATTTCTTCAATTACGTAATGCCGGCTTATCATTTGATGATTCTTTTAGTTTTATGATTAAAACATATTTTGATCAAAATAATTTTATTAAAAAGTTTTTCCCGGATTTTACGAATCTGCAATTATTTGAAAGAGCGGATTTTATAATATGGGATTATGTTCCTCCAACGCCACTTAACCAAAATAATTTCTGGAGTCATTACATTTATGGGATTATAGAAAGACCAATTAAAACAGTAATGCAAAATGGTGAAATATTATTGGATGAATTTAAATTTAAAAATGTAAATGAATCAAAAATATTAAACGGAATTTATTCACAAGGTGAAAGATTATTTAAAAAATTTAATGAGGAAAAATAA
- a CDS encoding pyridoxal-phosphate dependent enzyme, with the protein MWKWNIENEDYLSKSIERCRNQKIILPTFYQLKHPSEIPQHIQNELKNIDLQELHPLNLFRINWRNDPETKTIGDINYLEIPKEITGIKARIIGLVGKFFPTGAHKVGATYGCLAPYLVTGRFNPEYHKAVWPSTGNYCRGGVFNSNLLSVHSVAILPEEMSKERFDWLRERTDEVYATPGCESNVKEIYDKCHELEAKSNEYLIFNQFDQFGNSIWHYEITGYTIEQLYNQIKNKDQRLSGYVSATGSAGTIAAGDYLRNINPHIKVLASEALQCPTLLMNGFGGHRIEGIGDKHVPWVHNVRNTDFVAAIDDEDPMRVLRLFNELEGKEFLSKLGADKKVVDKLSYMGISSISNLLSSIKLAKYNEFNENDIIFTVFTDSKEMYNSRLIELNEQYGIYSENQANLDWYGSIKKQNIDHIKELNYYDKKSIHNLKYFTWVEQQGKTVDELNAQWYDENYWNERFSIVPTWDKLIEEFNSKTGVSV; encoded by the coding sequence ATGTGGAAATGGAATATTGAAAATGAAGATTATCTTTCCAAAAGTATTGAAAGATGCAGAAACCAAAAAATAATTTTACCCACTTTTTATCAGCTGAAACATCCGTCGGAAATTCCGCAGCATATTCAAAATGAATTAAAGAACATTGACTTACAGGAACTTCATCCATTAAATTTATTCAGAATAAATTGGCGAAATGATCCTGAAACAAAAACGATTGGAGATATTAATTATTTAGAAATACCTAAAGAAATAACCGGAATTAAAGCAAGAATAATTGGGTTGGTTGGAAAATTTTTTCCGACTGGCGCACACAAGGTTGGTGCAACTTACGGCTGCTTAGCGCCGTATTTAGTAACCGGAAGATTCAACCCTGAATATCACAAAGCGGTTTGGCCTTCAACAGGGAATTATTGCCGCGGCGGAGTATTCAATTCTAACTTGCTTTCAGTTCACTCGGTTGCAATTTTGCCAGAAGAAATGAGCAAAGAAAGATTTGACTGGCTTCGTGAACGAACTGATGAAGTTTATGCTACTCCGGGTTGCGAAAGTAATGTAAAGGAAATTTATGATAAATGTCATGAACTTGAGGCAAAAAGCAATGAATATTTGATCTTCAATCAATTTGATCAATTCGGTAATTCAATCTGGCATTATGAAATTACAGGATACACTATTGAACAGCTTTACAATCAAATTAAAAATAAAGATCAAAGATTAAGCGGATATGTAAGCGCTACTGGTTCTGCGGGAACAATTGCCGCTGGAGATTACTTAAGGAATATAAATCCTCATATAAAAGTTTTAGCTTCTGAAGCATTGCAATGTCCGACTTTATTAATGAACGGATTTGGGGGACACAGAATCGAAGGTATTGGCGATAAACATGTTCCTTGGGTTCACAATGTAAGAAACACTGATTTTGTGGCTGCTATTGACGATGAAGATCCCATGAGAGTTTTACGTCTCTTCAATGAATTGGAAGGGAAGGAATTTTTAAGTAAACTCGGCGCTGATAAGAAAGTTGTTGATAAATTAAGTTATATGGGAATATCATCCATCAGTAATTTATTGAGTTCTATAAAGCTTGCTAAGTATAATGAATTTAATGAAAATGATATTATATTTACCGTTTTTACCGATTCTAAAGAAATGTATAATTCCAGATTAATTGAATTGAACGAACAATACGGCATATACTCGGAAAATCAAGCTAACTTAGATTGGTACGGATCAATTAAAAAGCAAAATATTGATCATATAAAAGAACTTAATTATTATGATAAAAAGTCAATACATAATTTGAAATATTTTACTTGGGTTGAACAACAGGGAAAAACTGTTGATGAATTAAATGCTCAATGGTATGATGAAAATTATTGGAATGAAAGATTCAGTATTGTTCCAACTTGGGATAAACTCATTGAAGAATTTAACTCTAAAACCGGAGTTAGTGTTTGA
- a CDS encoding Crp/Fnr family transcriptional regulator, which translates to MKEFSLKSYLTSNLNLSDDEIFSIQKNCQIREYQKGEFLIQNNEFCSHTFFVEDGLLRQYYFDKNGKEHILQFFPENWFVTEYETVYFNEPSKYFIQTLEPSKIAFIDDTFLKKLEDLFPVFKDLNKQLLYNQIRVLQNRLTMLMSQSAEDRYLQFVETYPDILLRVPQTMVASYLSITPESLSRIRRDLALRNSKK; encoded by the coding sequence ATGAAAGAATTTAGTTTAAAATCATATTTAACATCTAATTTAAATCTTAGCGATGATGAGATTTTTTCCATACAAAAAAATTGCCAAATTAGAGAATATCAGAAAGGTGAATTTTTAATTCAAAATAATGAATTTTGCAGTCATACTTTCTTTGTTGAAGACGGACTATTACGGCAATATTATTTCGATAAAAATGGCAAAGAACATATCCTGCAGTTTTTTCCCGAAAATTGGTTCGTTACCGAATACGAAACTGTTTATTTTAACGAACCTTCCAAATATTTTATTCAAACTTTGGAACCGTCTAAAATTGCATTTATTGATGATACCTTCTTAAAAAAACTTGAAGATTTATTTCCGGTTTTTAAAGATCTGAATAAACAATTATTATATAATCAAATTCGTGTTTTACAAAACAGATTAACAATGTTAATGAGTCAATCTGCCGAGGACCGTTATCTTCAATTTGTTGAAACTTATCCTGATATCCTTCTTCGAGTTCCTCAAACCATGGTTGCTTCTTATCTTTCAATAACACCAGAAAGTTTAAGCCGTATTCGCCGTGATTTAGCTTTAAGAAACAGCAAGAAATAA